In Nicotiana tabacum cultivar K326 chromosome 17, ASM71507v2, whole genome shotgun sequence, one DNA window encodes the following:
- the LOC142172076 gene encoding uncharacterized protein LOC142172076: MLRASIIEFEGSWDKHLALIEFAYNSSYQSSLYGRKCRTPLCWNEVGERKLVGPEIVQQTEDKVKIIKDRLNIASDRQKSYANLKRREIEYKVGDKVFLKVFPWKKIMRFGQKGKLSPRFIRHYEVLERVDPVAYKLALPLELDKIHNVFHVSMLRRYRSDPSHVLPIESIEVNPDLTYGEEPIQILAHELKDIRNKSIPLVKVL; encoded by the coding sequence atgcttcgagccaGCATTATTGAGTTTGAGGGTAGTTGGGACAAACACTTAGCCctgatagaatttgcttacaatagtaGCTACCAATCAAGTCTATATGGGAGAAAATGTAGAACGCCTCTTTGTTGGAACGAGGTTGGTGAAAGAAAATTGGTGGGTCCTGAGATTGTGCAACAAACTGaagataaggtaaaaatcatcaaGGATCGCTTAAACATTGCCTCAGACAGACAAAAGTCCTATGCTAATCTTAAGAGGCGTGAAATTGAGTATAAAGTGGGCGATaaggtatttttaaaagtttttccaTGGAAGAAGATTATGAGATTTGGCCAAAAAGGTAAACTTAGTCCACGATTTATTAGACATTATGAAGTGCTTGAGAGAGTTGACCCAGTTGCTTATAAACTAGCTCTTCCACTAGAGTTAGATAAGATCCACAATgtcttccatgtttctatgcttagAAGATACCGCtcagatccatctcatgttcttcCTATTGAATCTATTGAGGTCAATCCTGATTTGACATATGGAGAAGAACCAATCCAAATCTTAGCGCATGAGTTAAAAGATATTAGAAACAAGAGCATCCCCTTAGTGAAAGTTCTTTGA